A stretch of the Ptychodera flava strain L36383 chromosome 18, AS_Pfla_20210202, whole genome shotgun sequence genome encodes the following:
- the LOC139117330 gene encoding short transient receptor potential channel 2-like gives MSLTVSSLVNLSESVRHYLGEQNRAQTDVNIVAENFLTAVECGNYAEVKRLLESKSVDVNYEGRRRGVQTTALQIAAERNDFYMVKLLFLKGAKELAVERVLGSGKNIAIKEKIYAYGAISSPAYLIMHYLQLRENEDLSSRCCRSGDVKDCVHEAFELVKSMKEFVRQEKLTVLKDLYETFNGYIQRLEDFPVEILNSCRTPDEVRWFLEGGCHDKCCNCINFETCRRVMSCTCDRDPQHLITMEKAIDTKQKRFISQDQVQRFLKEEWLRGQPKWSRNKGILWRVLYAIFAFFVYGIFHQFLPVHICSCRTTRLHRLFYSPKSAFLSHYFHYAFFLFFIFWYQVFVSYKVEGSKAIIESDMNYMPLLVLCMIWFATLCIADFGQFMFQGPSRYLKNHWNILDLTILVSFFLGVIIGNPDVVGDIYEDPYIHIYLSKFTSLTFVCALLRFMEPFYLSYFVGPILLIFTEMWQDIFRFLVVFAYVVVSYALAMYYFYVDVGENQSKFASFPSSLSSLVFTIFGGDATESLTIEERTVSMMSNGTAALSSPRTLASYFIAVGYILYILFGIIVLIMLLNLCIAMMSDRYSQLYGEIDLEWKFQRSRIRMEYIGDRGSNANILSFIIFLLYGCCCCCIPFVFVLIKCCVDGCKKNETHETEMRDVKTSETVADAGNENEAAEVMIHGSEELSGLQEEGILCPFPFPELLELLLVRYLEKYAEPPREETSGLQQE, from the exons ATGTCATTGAC GGTCTCTTCTTTGGTGAACCTGAGCGAGAGTGTCCGACACTACTTGGGAGAGCAAAATAGAGCCCAGACAGATGTTAACATAGTGGCGGAAAATTTCCTCACTGCTGTGGAATGCGGCAACTATGCAGAAGTCAAAAGGTTGCTAGAATCAAAG TCAGTCGATGTCAATTACGAAGGGAGACGACGAGGTGTGCAGACGACAGCACTGCAGATTGCCGCCGAGCGAAATGATTTTTACATGGTTAAACTACTCTTTCTAAAGGGTGCAAAAGAACTAGCTGTAGAAAGAGTTCTAG GTTCGGGCAAAAATATCGCCATCAAAGAGAAGATATATGCATATGGTGCAATATCAAGCCCGGCGTATCTTATCATGCACTACTTACAACTTAGGGAAAATGAAGATTTGTCAAGTAGATGCTGTAGATCTGGGGATGTGAAGGACTGTGTTCATGAAGCTTTCGAATTGGTAAAGAGCATGAAAGAATTCGTTCGTCAAGAAAAGTTGACCGTGTTGAAG GACCTGTACGAAACGTTTAATGGTTACATACAGCGATTGGAGGATTTTCCGGTTGAAATATTAAATAGCTGCCGTACACCCGATGAAGTACGATGGTTCCTCGAAGGTGGTTGTCACGACAAATGTTGCAACTGCATCAATTTCGAAACATGTAGGAGGGTTATGTCGTGCACTTGTGATAGGGATCCTCAACACTTAATTACCATGGAGAAGGCAATTGATACAAAGCAAAAGAGG ttCATTTCTCAGGATCAAGTTCAACGTTTCCTGAAAGAAGAATGGTTACGGGGTCAACCTAAGTGGTCAAGAAACAAAGGCATTTTATGGCGAGTGCTGTACGCCATCTTCGCTTTCTTCGTTTACGGCATTTTTCACCAGTTTCTGCCTGTTCACATTTGTTCCTGCAGAACCACACGACTACATCGTCTCTTCTACAGTCCAAAATCGGCATTCTTAAGTCATTATTTCCACTACGCGTTTTTTCTATTCTTTATCTTCTGGTACCAAGTCTTTGTTTCCTACAAAGTCGAAGGGTCCAAGGCCATCATTGAGTCAGACATGAACTACATGCCTTTACTCGTCTTGTGCATGATATGGTTTGCAACCCTATGCATTGCAGATTTTGGACAATTTATGTTCCAGGGTCCATCTCgttatttaaaaaatcactggaaTATCCTTGACTTGACTATTTTAGTATCCTTTTTCCTTGGtgtgatcattggtaaccccgACGTTGTTGGCGACATATATGAAGACCCCTACATTCATATCTATCTGAGTAAATTCACGTCCCTGACTTTTGTCTGTGCCCTGTTGCGCTTCATGGAACCCTTTTACCTTTCATACTTCGTTGGTCCAATATTGTTGATCTTTACTGAGATGTGGCAAGACATTTTCCGCTTTCTCGTAGTGTTTGCCTATGTTGTCGTATCATACGCCTTGGCTATGTACTACTTCTACGTCGATGTCGGAGAAAATCAGTCTAAATTTGCTAG CTTTCCATCGTCTCTGTCGTCGCTGGTTTTCACCATATTCGGAGGAGACGCGACGGAATCACTGACGATCGAGGAACGAACCGTGTCAATGATGTCCAATGGAACAGCCGCCTTGAGTTCACCAAGGACATTGGCGTCTTATTTCATAGCTGTTGGTTACATACTTTACATTCTGTTCGGTATAATTGTACTGATTATGTTGCTGAACCTTTGTATCGCCATGATGTCTGACCGATACTCGCAGCTATAC GGTGAGATAGACTTGGAGTGGAAATTTCAAAGATCTAGAATACGGATGGAGTACATCGGGGACCGAGGATCAAATGCCAATATTTTGTCGttcataatatttttgttgtatggctgttgttgctgctgcatTCCCTTCGTGTTTGTCTTGATAAAGTGTTGCGTAGATGGCTGCAAGAAAAACGAAACACACGAG ACAGAAATGAGGGATGTTAAAACATCTGAAACTGTGGCTGATGCAGGGAATGAAAATGAA GCAGCAGAAGTAATGATACATGGATCGGAGGAATTGTCTGGCTTACAG GAGGAAGGAATACTCTGCCCATTCCCCTTCCCTGAG TTGCTGGAACTGCTTCTCGTCAGATACCTTGAGAAATATGCCGAGCCACCCCGGGAAGAGACGAGCGGTTTGCAGCAAGAATAA